One genomic segment of Stigmatopora argus isolate UIUO_Sarg chromosome 18, RoL_Sarg_1.0, whole genome shotgun sequence includes these proteins:
- the dnmbp gene encoding dynamin-binding protein isoform X2, giving the protein MEAGSLVRAVFEFLPSVSEELPLFTGDVIEVLTVVDEFWLLGNKDGVTGQFPSTFVEEVTIPTSKPGDRLYVCINDFSSVELGNLPLVRGDVIVAETGNSMELGEAWLRGYNALGTRGVFPTSCVRELNLSCRSRELSERSAQAKTFDLPPHALGYARALMSLHAQLNEELDFQEGDLITIIGLPEPGWFEGELNGRRGIFPEGFVEVLNHLRSPHEIADHSFFNDDHEVEGDGTEENALDDVEAEEEEEGSIVDDDEVVEGAVYGVALYEFRAMEPGELDFDVGDRIRIINTVEDGWLEGELRGQHGIFPHRFVKIEDSRPKFEEGADHVPEEEENIFPPSLDPSCHNGINLQLASYEDHTVWDLDYFERSEERRPRDSKTHETQNESRRQSDSGTRSDSQTPTPGSTGQKPQRPKSMPPTRRRTPPPRPSLPAHSQRNRMNTKQTNSTNGNIRPAQPKLSHSLTLPSAHSGWSKNLHNNHRVPTSNRSATLGQGCTGVVENHEQKNLTVRDTGSQSSWSRQKARSGPNGFKPKSLTLDALLTSAGDLETKLSQQLFEFEKSLTASCCDVNNGASVDPNQRSPISRHFSILSYSDESDIIRGSNSASSSLERRRSLRPPPPRPQMAIPASRPTRPAPRPPPPIPRPTNTTLHSNTPIFFAPDDSPLNLLDQITEGQSDFGDPEATQEAEKDSETEIEMESELEGEQYQLLLRLQEVENNMDAYARTAEELRAMLEDEEEEETARLQVMENLEFCNYTLETLALEQQQLQEMTQLSRQPEALKPASSGDAAPTAEAEDPHLRMLDKRSKVIEELLQTEKDYIKDLQMCVVEIVEPLQKKQVKNVDFDGLFGNINSVINLSERLFESLEETDSIGKVFLDFKVELEAVYNIYCQNHNDAISLLESYEKDENIQRHVLECLERLRGKTNYINLGSFLIKPVQRVMRYPLLLMELLGATPESHHDRPQLVSALQAVKEINVNINEFKRRKDLVVKYRKGDEDTFIDKISKLSMHSIIKKSNRVSSHLKHLTGISPQVKDEAFDEVEKRFRLQERLIKSFIRDISLYLQHIRESASVKVLAAISFCDIYTERSIPDPERFQRAHRCISDKQFTEFKERTEALVIHPLTQLLLMFAGPHKLVQKRFDKLLDYDNCKERADRLKDRRVQDELQVARSNYEALNAQLLDELPKFHSTAEELFTGCVTAFAQAQKDFMKTTLGELKPLVQMFSRIAGAEGNLVARFQEEHGRVLQLLQSFSFCPENLPVTVAPSATTTIPPNKKTLEKQSSKKQLQGTPNGILQTDEHRATLMTRYGPGKLFQAERNFNAAQDLDVSILEGDLVGIIKQQDPMGSNNRWMIDNGVTKGFVYSSFLKPYNPRRSHSDVSIESQSSNESGYGGSSPVFSRQNSNSTLTFNQDTTTVTFSTSQPQSVDATPSLAPQPDSASQSDSSPRNRSNRKEFTERRPPSVHRNAEYSYQSSSRHRDSYDAGHPSPSEQSETDSYSSNRNVSQQRHVDKASHSYQRRNDSHKKSAYSQDDFSEPESEQDGEMDGNQIYFALYSFSARCENELSISANQRLRILEFKDMNGNGEWWLGEAGGRRGYVPSNYIRKSEYT; this is encoded by the exons ATGGAAGCTGGGTCGCTGGTGCGCGCCGTGTTCGAATTCCTCCCCAGCGTCTCCGAGGAGCTGCCCCTCTTCACTGGGGATGTCATAGAGGTGCTCACCGTGGTGGATGAGTTCTGGTTGCTGGGCAACAAAGATGGCGTCACCG GTCAGTTTCCCAGCACCTTTGTGGAAGAGGTTACCATTCCCACTTCCAAGCCTGGAGACCGACTGTATGTGTGCATCAATGATTTCAGTTCTGTGGAACTCGGAAATCTTCCCTTAGTGAGAG GTGATGTGATAGTCGCTGAGACGGGCAACTCAATGGAGCTTGGCGAAGCCTGGCTTCGTGGCTATAACGCCTTAGGAACCCGTGGTGTTTTTCCCACATCCTGTGTGAGGGAGCTGAACCTTTCATGCCGTTCCAGGGAACTATCTGAGCGCTCAGCCCAGGCAAAGACTTTTGATCTCCCACCCCACGCCCTCGGCTACGCCAGAGCTCTCATGAGTCTCCATGCGCAGCTTAACGAGGAACTGGACTTCCAGGAGGGGGACTTGATCACCATCATCGGGTTGCCCGAACCCGGCTGGTTTGAAGGGGAGCTGAATGGTCGCAGGGGAATCTTCCCAGAGGGATTTGTGGAGGTGCTAAATCATCTTCGATCACCGCACGAGATTGCGGACCACTCGTTTTTTAACGACGACCATGAAGTTGAAGGTGATGGAACAGAAGAAAATGCCCTGGATGATGTGGAggcagaagaggaggaggaggggtcgATCGTAGATGATGATGAAGTGGTAGAAGGGGCCGTTTATGGAGTGGCATTGTATGAATTTCGCGCTATGGAACCTGGCGAGTTGGACTTCGATGTGGGTGACCGTATACGTATTATAAACACTGTGGAGGATGGCTGGCTCGAGGGGGAACTAAGAGGGCAGCATGGTATCTTTCCCCATCGTTTCGTCAAAATCGAAGACTCACGTCCAAAATTCGAAGAGGGAGCAGATCATGTACCAGAAGAGGAGGAAAATATTTTCCCACCCAGCTTGGACCCCTCGTGCCATAATGGGATAAATCTTCAACTAGCATCTTATGAAGATCATACAGTTTGGGACTTGGACTATTTTGAAAGGAGTGAAGAGCGTAGACCAAGAGACAGCAAAACTCATGAGACTCAAAATGAAAGCAGAAGACAGAGTGATTCAGGCACCAGGAGTGACTCTCAAACTCCAACACCTGGCTCGACAGGTCAAAAACCACAGAGACCCAAATCGATGCCACCCACAAGGCGAAGAACCCCACCTCCTCGACCTAGCCTGCCTGCACATAGCCAAAGGAATCGTATGAATACAAAGCAAACCAACTCTACTAATGGCAACATCCGACCAGCTCAACCTAAATTATCCCATAGTCTAACTCTCCCAAGCGCCCATTCTGGTTGGTCAAAAAACCTCCACAACAATCACAGAGTCCCCACATCTAACCGAAGTGCAACACTTGGACAAGGTTGTACCGGCGTTGTGGAAAACCATGAACAGAAAAATCTCACTGTCCGTGACACCGGGAGCCAATCCAGCTGGTCCCGACAGAAAGCGCGCTCGGGCCCCAACGGCTTCAAGCCCAAATCCTTGACCTTAGACGCCTTGCTGACATCAGCTGGCGACTTGGAGACTAAATTGTCTCAGCAGCTTTTCGAATTCGAGAAAAGCCTGACGGCGTCGTGTTGCGACGTTAACAACGGCGCTTCTGTGGATCCCAACCAACGATCTCCCATCTCCAGACACTTCTCCATTTTGAGCTACAGCGACGAGAGCGACATAATCCGGGGGTCCAACTCTGCTTCCTCTTCATTAGAAAGACGCAGATCCCTCCGTCCTCCACCTCCTCGTCCGCAAATGGCCATACCTGCGAGCAGACCAACCCGCCCTGCTCCTCGTCCACCTCCGCCCATCCCGAGACCCACCAACACCACTCTCCATAGCAACACCCCGATCTTCTTTGCACCCGATGATTCACCTTTAAATCTCCTCGACCAAATAACGGAAGGCCAATCAGATTTCGGTGACCCCGAAGCCACCCAAGAAGCCGAGAAGGATTCGGAGACTGAGATTGAGATGGAGAGTGAACTGGAGGGAGAGCAATACCAGCTGTTGCTACGGCTACAAGAAGTGGAAAACAACATGGACGCGTACGCGCGCACTGCCGAGGAACTCAGGGCCATGCTGGAGgacgaagaagaggaggagacgGCCCGTCTGCAAGTCATGGAGAACCTCGAGTTCTGCAACTACACGCTGGAGACGCTGGCCCTGGAGCAGCAGCAGTTGCAAG AAATGACACAACTGTCACGCCAGCCCGAAGCACTGAAGCCGGCTTCGTCCGGCGACGCTGCTCCCACCGCCGAGGCTGAAGACCCCCATCTTAGGATGCTGGACAAGCGGTCTAAAGTGATTGAAGAACTGCTGCAGACGGAGAAGGACTACATTAAAGAcctgcagatgtgtgtggtAGAGATTGTTGAACCACTGCAGAAGAAACAG gtgaaGAATGTGGACTTTGACGGACTTTTCGGCAACATCAACTCTGTTATTAATCTGTCAGAGCGGCTGTTTGAATCACTGGAGGAAACTGACTCCATTG GAAAGGTCTTCCTGGACTTTAAAGTGGAACTGGAAGCGGTGTATAACATATACTGCCAGAACCACAACGATGCCATTTCGCTGCTAGAGAGCTACGAGAAAGATGAAAACATCCAGCGCCATGTGTTGGAGTGTCTGGAGAGGCTgag gggtaaaacaaactacatcAATCTGGGTTCATTCCTCATCAAACCGGTGCAACGGGTCATGCGCTACCCACTCCTGCTCATGGAGCTCCTGGGTGCAACACCTGAGAGCCACCATGACCGGCCCCAGCTGGTTTCGGCCCTGCAAGCCGTCAAGGAGATCAACGTGAACATCAACGAGTTTAAGCGCCGCAAAGATCTTG TGGTTAAGTACAGGAAGGGCGACGAGGACACGTTCATCGACAAAATCTCCAAACTAAGCATGCATTCCATCATAAAGAAGTCCAACCGTGTCAGCAGCCACCTCAAGCACCTGACGGGAATTTCGCCCCAG GTTAAAGACGAGGCGTTTGACGAAGTTGAGAAAAGGTTCCGGCTGCAGGAGAGGCTCATTAAGTCTTTCATCCGGGATATTTCATTGTACCTTCAGCACATCAGG GAATCAGCTTCTGTGAAGGTGCTCGCCGCCATCAGTTTTTGCGATATCTACACCGAGCGAAGTATTCCAGACCCGGAGCGTTTCCAGAGAGCCCATCGCTGCATCAGCGACAAACAGTTTACTGAATTT AAGGAGCGCACAGAAGCTTTGGTCATCCACCCGCTCACGCAGCTGCTGCTCATGTTCGCCGGACCTCACAAGCTGGTCCAAAAGCGCTTCGATAAGCTGCTAGACTACGACAACTGCAAGGAGCGTGCCGATCGCCTCAAGGACCGGCGGGTTCAGGACGAGCTGCAGGTGGCGCGCAGCAACTACGAAGCGCTAAACGCCCAACTTCTGGACGAGCTCCCCAAATTCCACAGCACTGCAGAAGAGCTCTTCACTGGTTGCGTGACAGCCTTCGCTCAAGCGCAGAAAGATTTCATGAAGACCACCCTTGGAGAACTGAAGCCTCTCGTTCAAATG TTTTCACGTATAGCTGGCGCTGAGGGTAACTTGGTGGCCCGATTTCAAGAAGAGCATGGTCGGGTTCTTCAACTCCTACAAAGCTTTAGCTTTTGTCCGGAAAATCTGCCCGTAACAGTCGCTCCAAGCGCCACGACAACTATCCCCCCAAATAAGAAAACCCTGGAGAAGCAGAGTTCGAAAAAGCAACTTCAAGGGACT CCCAACGGCATCTTGCAGACCGACGAGCACCGAGCCACCCTAATGACGCGCTACGGTCCTGGAAAACTCTTCCAGGCTGAGAGAAACTTTAACGCCGCCCAGGATTTAGATGTGTCCATCCTGGAGGGGGACTTGGTAGGCATCATCAAGCAGCAGGACCCGATGGGGAGTAACAATCGGTGGATGATTGATAATGGCG TTACCAAGGGTTTCGTGTACAGCTCCTTCCTCAAGCCCTACAACCCTCGCAGAAGCCACTCGGACGTGTCCATCGAGAGCCAATCTTCCAACGAGTCGGGTTACGGTGGTTCCTCGCCCGTTTTTTCACGCCAGAACAGCAACAGCACGTTGACCTTTAACCAAGACACGACGACAGTCACTTTCTCCACATCGCAACCGCAGTCTGTGGACGCCACCCCGTCTCTAGCGCCTCAACCCGACTCTGCCAGCCAAAGCGATTCCTCACCAAGGAATCGCTCCAATCGCAAGGAGTTTACCGAGCGCCGACCCCCTTCCGTTCACAGGAACGCAGAGTATTCCTATCAGTCGTCTAGCCGCCACAGAGACTCGTATGACGCCGGTCACCCAAGCCCGAGCGAACAGTCTGAGACGGACTCGTACTCGTCAAACAGAAACGTCTCTCAACAAAGGCATGTTGACAAAGCTTCTCATTCTTACCAGCGGCGAAACGATAGCCACAAGAAGTCCGCCTACTCTCAAGATGACTTTAGTGAGCCCGAATCTGAGCAAGATGGCGAAATGGATGGAAATCAG ATCTACTTTGCACTGTACTCCTTCAGTGCTCGTTGCGAAAACGAACTGAGTATTTCCGCCAATCAGCGCCTGCGCATTCTGGAGTTCAAGGACATGAACGGCAATGGTGAATGGTGGCTCGGTGAGGCCGGCGGCCGGCGAGGCTACGTGCCTTCCAACTACATTCGGAAATCAGAGTACAcctga